One stretch of Aquimarina sp. Aq107 DNA includes these proteins:
- the ccsA gene encoding cytochrome c biogenesis protein CcsA yields the protein MQKRLASILFSTRLMAVLFLVFAASMAVGTFLEDGYGTTAARIWIYNTWWFEAIMAFFMINFCGNIVRYKLYKKEKWATLLLHLSFILILLGAFITRYISYEGVMPIREGETTSEFLSERTYLTVFLDGEINGEPRRRPISEQLELTEATNNDFTINTDYNGQPVTIQYRDYITGAEMGLVEKEDGENYLKIVEAGDGNRHDHYLKEGEVSNIHNILVAFNIPTKGAINITYKNDEYYIESPFEGSYLRMADQQQGLVIKDSVQPLMLRSLYQTAGMQFVIPDPVLTGTYDVVPIEIKDKGQQDALIVDVTTNGETKEVKLLGGKGYANDMQKISLGGLDMYFSYGSKRLELPFALKLNDFIAEKQPGTEKVYKSFMSKVDIVEENEAPQPYDIFMNHVLDHKGYRFFQASFDPDEKGTVLSVNHDYWGTMVTYAGYMLLYLGLMLILFTKGSRFKDLEQMLNKVKSKKKELTLLLTLFVSTFSFAQQQEQQQEEPNHVNHLQTLPSKAKLDSIIKANAVGKEHAAKFGSIIIQDERGRMKPVNTFSSELLRKLSKKDTYEGLTADQVFVSMVENPFIWYSIPIIEIQRENDSIRKILGVSKSERRVSLIDLVEQDGSYKLDPYLEKASSTSTPSSFEKDFLKTHEKFYLLNQALGGGILRIFPVPNDEGNKWVSVPQLNEHKFTGMDSVYTRQIIPIYVQSLQEARTTGDYSKPDQYLESIKAFQTKFGSEVMPTDEKIQAEIALNKYDIFRTLYRYYGIISLLFILIIIFGIFYYKNKFVKVLVKIFMGITVLIFMVHTSGLIIRWYVSGHAPWSDAYESMIYVAWATMALGLAFGKKSNLTVAATGFVAAIILFFAHENWTDPAIANLQPVLDSYWVLIHVSIIVASYGPFFVGAILGILSLLLMILTTKSNKKRMALNIKEITIINEMALTIGLVMLTIGNFLGGMWANESWGRYWGWDPKETWALVSIMVYALVIHMRLVPGLRGRWFFNLMSVFAVSSILMTYFGVNFYLKGLHSYASGDQVVTPTAVYYSFVVWAILGAFSYWRYSIHYKK from the coding sequence ATGCAAAAGAGGTTAGCAAGTATTTTATTTTCTACAAGATTAATGGCTGTTCTATTTTTAGTTTTTGCTGCTTCGATGGCGGTGGGAACATTTTTAGAAGATGGCTATGGTACAACTGCAGCAAGAATTTGGATCTATAACACCTGGTGGTTTGAAGCTATTATGGCTTTTTTTATGATCAATTTTTGCGGAAATATCGTTCGATATAAATTGTACAAAAAAGAAAAATGGGCAACATTACTTTTGCACCTTTCTTTCATTTTAATTCTTCTTGGTGCTTTTATAACTAGATATATAAGTTATGAGGGCGTAATGCCAATACGAGAAGGAGAAACTACTTCAGAGTTTTTATCCGAACGCACATATTTAACGGTTTTTCTTGATGGAGAAATTAACGGAGAACCTCGTAGAAGACCAATTTCGGAACAATTAGAGTTGACTGAGGCTACCAATAATGATTTTACAATTAATACGGATTATAATGGTCAGCCTGTAACAATACAATATAGAGATTATATTACCGGTGCAGAAATGGGCTTAGTGGAGAAGGAAGATGGAGAGAATTATCTTAAGATCGTAGAAGCAGGTGATGGTAATAGACACGACCATTATTTAAAGGAAGGTGAAGTGTCAAATATTCATAATATTTTGGTTGCTTTTAATATACCTACAAAAGGTGCTATTAATATCACTTATAAGAATGATGAATACTATATAGAATCTCCTTTTGAAGGATCTTATTTACGAATGGCTGATCAACAGCAAGGTTTAGTAATTAAAGATAGTGTTCAGCCTCTTATGTTACGATCTTTATACCAAACCGCTGGAATGCAATTTGTAATTCCGGATCCAGTATTAACTGGAACATATGATGTGGTTCCAATTGAGATAAAAGATAAAGGACAGCAAGATGCACTTATTGTCGATGTTACTACTAACGGTGAAACCAAAGAAGTAAAGTTGTTAGGAGGGAAAGGGTATGCAAATGATATGCAGAAAATTTCTTTAGGCGGACTTGATATGTATTTTAGCTATGGTTCTAAGCGACTAGAGCTTCCTTTTGCGTTAAAATTAAATGATTTTATAGCAGAGAAGCAGCCAGGAACAGAAAAGGTTTATAAATCTTTTATGAGTAAAGTAGATATTGTAGAAGAGAATGAGGCGCCTCAACCATATGATATTTTTATGAATCATGTCTTAGATCATAAAGGATATCGTTTTTTTCAAGCATCTTTTGATCCAGATGAAAAAGGAACGGTATTATCTGTAAATCATGATTATTGGGGAACTATGGTTACTTATGCTGGATATATGTTATTATACTTAGGATTAATGCTTATACTCTTCACAAAAGGATCGAGATTTAAAGATTTAGAACAGATGTTAAATAAAGTAAAGTCAAAAAAGAAAGAATTGACCCTTTTATTAACATTGTTTGTTTCAACATTTTCTTTTGCACAACAACAAGAACAACAACAGGAAGAACCAAACCATGTAAATCATCTTCAGACTTTACCAAGTAAAGCTAAGTTAGATTCTATTATAAAAGCCAATGCTGTTGGTAAAGAGCACGCTGCGAAATTTGGTAGTATTATTATCCAAGATGAGCGAGGTAGAATGAAACCTGTAAATACATTTTCTTCAGAATTACTTCGTAAGTTAAGTAAAAAAGATACGTATGAGGGTTTAACGGCAGATCAGGTATTTGTATCTATGGTTGAGAACCCTTTTATATGGTATAGCATTCCTATTATTGAAATACAAAGAGAAAATGATAGTATTCGTAAGATTTTAGGAGTTTCGAAATCAGAGAGAAGAGTTTCTCTTATAGATTTAGTAGAACAAGATGGTTCTTATAAGTTAGATCCTTATTTAGAAAAAGCAAGTAGTACAAGTACACCAAGTAGTTTTGAAAAGGATTTCTTAAAAACGCACGAAAAATTCTATTTGTTAAATCAGGCTCTTGGAGGAGGAATTCTTAGAATTTTTCCGGTTCCTAATGACGAAGGCAATAAGTGGGTATCAGTTCCGCAATTAAATGAACATAAATTTACTGGAATGGATTCTGTTTATACTAGACAAATTATTCCTATTTATGTACAGTCATTACAAGAAGCAAGAACTACAGGTGATTATAGTAAGCCTGATCAGTACTTAGAAAGTATAAAAGCATTTCAAACAAAGTTTGGAAGCGAGGTAATGCCAACAGATGAAAAAATACAAGCTGAGATAGCTCTTAATAAATATGATATTTTTAGAACTTTATATAGATACTATGGAATTATTAGTTTGCTATTTATCCTAATTATCATTTTTGGAATATTTTATTATAAAAATAAGTTTGTAAAAGTGTTAGTAAAAATCTTTATGGGAATTACTGTATTGATTTTTATGGTACATACATCTGGATTAATAATTAGATGGTATGTGTCTGGTCACGCTCCTTGGAGTGATGCATATGAATCTATGATCTATGTAGCCTGGGCTACAATGGCGTTAGGGTTGGCTTTTGGTAAAAAGAGTAACCTTACTGTTGCAGCTACGGGCTTTGTTGCTGCTATTATATTATTTTTTGCACATGAGAATTGGACAGACCCAGCAATTGCAAATTTACAACCTGTTTTAGATTCATATTGGGTTTTAATTCACGTTTCCATTATAGTAGCCAGCTATGGACCTTTCTTTGTTGGTGCTATTCTAGGAATCCTTTCTCTATTATTAATGATATTGACCACTAAGTCTAACAAAAAGAGAATGGCTCTAAATATCAAAGAGATTACTATTATTAATGAAATGGCATTGACTATAGGTTTGGTTATGTTAACCATTGGTAATTTTCTTGGTGGTATGTGGGCCAATGAAAGTTGGGGGCGATATTGGGGTTGGGATCCAAAGGAAACTTGGGCTTTAGTTAGTATTATGGTATATGCTCTAGTAATACACATGAGATTAGTTCCTGGTTTGCGTGGTCGATGGTTTTTTAATCTGATGTCCGTATTTGCGGTTTCGTCTATTTTGATGACATATTTCGGAGTAAATTTCTACTTAAAAGGGTTGCATTCTTATGCGAGCGGGGATCAGGTAGTGACGCCGACTGCAGTCTATTATAGTTTCGTTGTTTGGGCTATTTTAGGAGCTTTTTCTTATTGGAGATATAGTATACATTACAAGAAGTGA
- a CDS encoding non-canonical purine NTP diphosphatase — translation MKLVFATNNLNKLKEVQELIPSRIQLLSLSDIGCTEDIPETSPTIEGNAIQKVQYIKEHYGYDCFADDTGLQVDSLNGEPGVYSARYAGKTKDSNANMLKLLTNLEKKENRNAQFKTVIALSINDNLHTFTGICKGSITKKKRGDQGFGYDPIFLPNGYDETFAELSLEEKNNISHRAIAVKKLIIFLNN, via the coding sequence ATGAAATTAGTCTTTGCTACTAACAATCTAAATAAACTAAAAGAAGTACAAGAGCTTATCCCCTCTCGTATTCAACTGCTAAGTCTATCCGATATCGGTTGTACCGAAGATATCCCAGAAACTTCTCCAACTATTGAAGGAAACGCAATTCAAAAAGTTCAATATATTAAAGAACATTATGGATATGATTGCTTTGCGGATGATACTGGATTACAAGTTGATAGTCTAAATGGTGAACCTGGAGTATATTCTGCTAGATATGCAGGAAAAACGAAGGATTCTAATGCTAATATGCTGAAACTTCTTACAAACTTAGAAAAAAAGGAAAATCGAAATGCGCAATTTAAAACAGTAATTGCACTGAGCATTAATGATAACCTACATACATTCACTGGTATTTGTAAAGGATCAATTACTAAGAAAAAAAGAGGAGATCAAGGTTTTGGATATGATCCGATTTTTTTACCAAATGGATATGATGAAACTTTCGCAGAATTATCTCTAGAAGAAAAAAATAATATCAGTCATCGAGCAATAGCCGTAAAAAAACTGATTATATTTTTAAATAATTAA
- a CDS encoding type II CAAX prenyl endopeptidase Rce1 family protein → MQPTFTRGIELFFLFVLLPVSFLFTYPILVKVGLTVAGFIYILVHLRKSRLLKLKFPDKTFWKPFWKETVIKLAIIVIITSLYVFWVAPDKLFSVLIKKPILWGVILIVYTFLSVWPQELIYRTFFYDRYENLVKSKWLFIFLNAILFSLAHIFLRSFLVQLLTFLGGLLFAFTYQRTKSTTLVSIEHAIYGNWLFTVGMGDMLAFPDAG, encoded by the coding sequence ATGCAGCCTACTTTTACTAGAGGAATAGAATTGTTTTTTTTATTCGTTTTACTCCCTGTTAGTTTTTTATTTACCTATCCAATTCTTGTAAAAGTTGGTTTAACTGTTGCAGGATTTATATACATTCTTGTACATTTAAGAAAATCTAGACTTCTTAAATTAAAATTCCCAGATAAAACTTTTTGGAAACCGTTTTGGAAAGAAACAGTTATTAAACTAGCTATTATTGTTATAATTACTAGTTTGTATGTTTTTTGGGTTGCTCCGGATAAGTTATTTTCTGTTTTAATAAAAAAACCTATTTTATGGGGTGTCATTTTAATTGTATATACCTTTCTATCTGTATGGCCACAAGAGCTTATTTATAGAACTTTTTTTTATGATAGATATGAAAATTTAGTCAAGAGTAAATGGCTATTTATTTTTTTAAATGCAATTCTTTTTTCATTAGCCCATATTTTTTTGAGAAGTTTTCTTGTTCAGTTGCTTACTTTTTTAGGAGGACTTTTATTTGCATTTACCTATCAAAGAACAAAATCAACCACATTAGTTTCGATCGAACATGCTATTTACGGAAACTGGCTCTTTACCGTTGGAATGGGTGATATGCTTGCATTTCCAGATGCAGGTTAA
- a CDS encoding HAD family hydrolase, translating to MEKSYKEYLQHITTFIFDIDGVLTDGTVLIHTNGELLRTMNIKDGYALKTAVQQGFNVCIISGGKNEGVRKRLEGLEIKDIYLGAHHKVEQLNEYTDNKNIKLENVLYMGDDIPDLPVMNMVGLPTCPQDAVAEVKEASKYVSFKKGGKGCVRDVIEQVLKVQGKWVANYNAKA from the coding sequence ATGGAAAAGAGCTATAAGGAGTACCTACAACATATAACCACTTTTATTTTTGATATAGATGGGGTTCTAACCGATGGAACAGTATTAATTCATACTAACGGAGAATTATTGAGAACTATGAATATTAAAGACGGATATGCTTTAAAAACTGCAGTTCAACAAGGATTTAATGTATGTATCATATCTGGAGGGAAAAATGAAGGCGTAAGAAAAAGATTAGAAGGTCTCGAAATAAAGGATATTTATTTAGGCGCTCATCATAAAGTAGAACAACTTAACGAATACACAGATAACAAAAATATAAAACTGGAGAATGTCTTATATATGGGCGACGATATCCCAGATTTACCTGTTATGAATATGGTAGGATTACCAACCTGTCCGCAAGATGCTGTGGCAGAAGTAAAAGAAGCCTCTAAATATGTTTCGTTTAAAAAAGGTGGAAAAGGTTGCGTAAGAGATGTTATAGAACAAGTCCTAAAAGTACAAGGAAAGTGGGTTGCTAACTATAACGCCAAAGCATAA
- a CDS encoding Rossmann-like and DUF2520 domain-containing protein, producing MITVVILGAGNVAQHLYTAFRNQKSTEVVQCYNRKGILIHKDQKKASITDSLNNLKKADLYILAISDDAIEEVSKKLPFENRLVVHTSGSVPITTINDKNARGVFYPLQTFSATKKVDFSDIPFCIEADNEKDNQILRNIASQLSERIYDINSDQRNVLHVAAVFVNNFTNYMFSVGDEICKENKIPFEILHPLIQETAKKITEMEPQNAQTGPAMRKDYQTIERHLKILKNNSQIELYKTLTKAIQSKYGKEL from the coding sequence ATGATTACAGTAGTTATTCTTGGTGCCGGAAATGTAGCACAACATCTATATACTGCTTTTCGAAATCAAAAATCGACAGAAGTAGTACAATGTTACAATCGAAAAGGAATTTTAATTCATAAAGATCAAAAAAAAGCATCTATTACTGATTCTCTAAATAATTTAAAAAAAGCCGATCTATACATTTTAGCAATAAGTGATGATGCTATAGAAGAGGTTTCAAAAAAATTACCTTTTGAGAATAGATTAGTTGTTCATACATCAGGTAGCGTTCCAATAACTACTATTAATGACAAAAATGCTCGAGGCGTTTTCTACCCTTTGCAAACATTTAGTGCTACAAAAAAAGTAGATTTCAGCGATATCCCTTTTTGTATAGAAGCAGATAATGAAAAAGACAACCAAATTTTAAGAAACATTGCTTCGCAATTATCAGAAAGGATCTATGATATTAATTCTGATCAAAGAAATGTATTACACGTCGCAGCTGTGTTTGTAAATAATTTCACAAATTATATGTTTTCTGTGGGAGATGAAATTTGTAAAGAAAATAAAATTCCGTTTGAAATCTTACATCCATTAATCCAAGAAACTGCAAAAAAAATAACTGAAATGGAACCTCAAAACGCTCAAACTGGACCAGCTATGCGTAAAGATTACCAAACGATTGAGCGGCACCTTAAAATACTTAAAAATAATTCACAAATAGAACTATACAAAACACTTACCAAAGCAATACAATCTAAATATGGAAAAGAGCTATAA